The segment TCTAGGTCTGGAGTTACAGCAAGCTGTAAGGTAAAAGGCCCTATTATACCTCCTTTTTCAAGTTTCTCCGCAGAATCTGTAAAGGAGTATCCAGCCTCAAATAGTTTCTCTAGCATGCTCTCCCTTATGGTAGCAGGTTCGTGACCTACTTCTATTAATCTTGGATACCTGTTAAGTTTGAGTTGTATTTCTGAGGGTAGTCTGTAAAAAGAGTCCCAGTCACTTTGTATTCTTCTATCAACACTAATTATTTCTACTCTATTGAATACTATAGAATTAAAATAATTGATATTGAAATACGCTCCAAATATAAATTCCTCAATTACCATGTTTTTAATTCCTTGTTCATCAATCACTCCGTCCTTTAGAAGTCTAGATATTTTCTCTTCAAAGTCTTTTCTATCTGAAGCAAAGAAAAACCCTCTTTCAACTCTCCTCCTAGCTTCAGGCATTTTTACAATGACTGGTCCATCAACCTCATCTGGCTTCATCGTCTTCGGCCTCTTTATCCGCGCTTCATCTAATATCCTGTAATAGTTCTTTTCGCCCGTCCTTTCTTCCCATCTTAGAATATTTTTATTTCCAAAAAATTTCACTTTCATAGCTTCTATCGCATCGTAACCTAGATACACCGCCATACTTCTGTTCGGTACTATCAGCGTTTCTTGTTCTATCAGCGTTTCTTGTATCT is part of the Metallosphaera cuprina Ar-4 genome and harbors:
- a CDS encoding formate--phosphoribosylaminoimidazolecarboxamide ligase family protein, which codes for MIKIGALASHSALDVFDGAKDEGFYTVALCKKGRDRPYREFKRIVDTCLVLNDFKEMIDEKIQETLIEQETLIVPNRSMAVYLGYDAIEAMKVKFFGNKNILRWEERTGEKNYYRILDEARIKRPKTMKPDEVDGPVIVKMPEARRRVERGFFFASDRKDFEEKISRLLKDGVIDEQGIKNMVIEEFIFGAYFNINYFNSIVFNRVEIISVDRRIQSDWDSFYRLPSEIQLKLNRYPRLIEVGHEPATIRESMLEKLFEAGYSFTDSAEKLEKGGIIGPFTLQLAVTPDLEIVVFDVAPRIGGGTNAYMGIGSQYSKLYFGKPISLGRRIAIEIKEAITKKEIDIITS